The nucleotide window ACAACGCAACCAGATGCAAATGATACGCATAGGCGATTTTGTGGGCCTGCGGTACAACATTAAATCGGCCGACGATGATTTTGGGATCTTTAATATCACTACGGATACCCATCAAAGCGCCAATCTGGCTGCGGATGGCAAAATGGCCGATTTGCAGCAACTGATGAAAGAGCGTGTATTACAGGTAAGGCGCATTGATACATCAGCAAAACGCACGTATGATGATGCGGCCGTCCCGGCGAACAGGATAAGCAATACTGTTAATGGGATTAACTGGAAAACTTTTAATGGCAGGTATAGCTGGCTGCCCGATGTGAGTACCCTTAAACCCGTAAAAACAGGCCAGGCCGATATGCCGGGTATCACCAGTACACCAACCGGCGATATATACCTTTTTGAAGGATATATTAAAGTCCCCGAAAATGGTGATTATACATTTTATCTATCCGCAGGCGACAAAGCCTTTATGCGTTTGCACGAAGCCATACTAATTGATGCCGACTATGGCTATACCCCGGGCACCACCAGACAAAGCACCATTAAACTGAAGGCAGGCCTGCATGCCTTTAAAATATACGCTTATAACCCTAAAGGCACATTTAATTTAGAGTGGAAAGGCCCACCGTTTAATCGGCAAAAAATACCAGCTTCGGCATATTACTATTAGTATCTTCCATTCTCAAAATAGTTTTTTAAGCATTTGGAATTGTAAAATAAAGCACTGATATTTGGTTAACCAATCTGGTTAACCAATTTATGCGATCATTAAGAGAGACCCTTCAGACAGTCACTGCCGAGAACCCTGTTGATACCATTATCCAGCAGTTAAAGCAATTGATCATTTCCGGTCAGTTAAGGCCCGGCGACAGGTTGCCTGCCGAACGTCATTTATCTGAAAGGTTTGGCGTTGGCCGCAGCTATGTACGCGAGGCTATTTTGAAACTGGAGTTTTACGGGTTACTTAAAACTAATCCCCAAAGCGGTACCTATGTATCGGGGCTGAGCATTAAGGTGATCGATAATTTGATAACCGATATCATTAAGTTTAATAAGGACGATTTTAGCGCTTTGATAGAGGCCCGTTACTACCTGGAACTGGATGCCGTTAAGCTTGCTGCCGAACGCAGGACGGATGAAGACCTGAAAGCTATTGAGCAGGCCATGCTGGAATACGAAACAAAAACCATGTCAGGCCAGGATGCGGTTGAAGATGATATGCTTTTTCATATGATGATTGCTCGCGCTTCGCATAATTCGATTATCGAATCGATGATCCTGATCCTGATACCCGACTTGATCAAAACCATTACCGAGAACAAAATTTGTGGTGAAAACCGTGGCAAATTAGCCATTGCCGAACATCGCGCCATATATAACGCCATAAATGCCGGCGATATCGACGCGGTTGAAAACGCCATGGCCAGTCACCTTGATGATATACTGCAAGTGAGCAGGACCGGCCATAAATTAGAAAGTATAATAAACCAACATAACCCGGCTTAACCAATTTAAGCACAGCCGTAATTTAAATATAATCCAAAATGAACTACTTAAAAAAAGTGGTAATGTTAATGTTTTGTGTATGCTGCAGCAGTTTGATACAAGCACAGGTACACCCAAACATTATGCTAAGCCAGCAAAATTTGCCGGCCGTGCGCAGCGGCGTAAATAGCTATCCGCTACTTAAAAGCTCGTATTTGGAAGTGAAGCAGGAGGCCGATAACGCTTTAAAAAATCCCATCAGCGTACCTGTGCCAAAGGATGGCGGGGGCGGGTTCACGCACGAGCAGCACAAACGCAATTATCAGTATATACTGGCCTGCGGCACGGCTTACGCCATTACCCAGGATGCGCGCTACGCTGCTTACGTAAAAAATATATTGCTGGCTTATGCTGCCCAGTACGAGAAATGGCCTGTGCACCCCAAACGCGAAAACAGCAACCCGCCGGGCAAAATGTTCTGGCAGATATTGAACGATTGCGTTTGGCAGGTAAACGCTATACAAGGCTATGATATGGCTTATAACGGCATTCCCGCTGCGGACAGGAAAACTATTGAGGAGCATTTGTTTATCCCCATTGTTAAATACATTACCGAGGATTCAAAGGAAACGTTCGACCGGATACATAATCATGGCACCTGGGCGGTGGCTGCTGTGGGCTTAACCGGCTACGTTTTAAACAAACCGGAGTATGTACAAATGGCTTTAAAGGGATCGGACAAAAGCGGCAACACGGGCTTTATGAAGCAGATTGACGAGCTGTTCTCGCCGGATGGCTATTATACCGAGGGCTTTTATTATCAGCGCTATGCCTTGTTACCTTTCATGATCTTTGCTAAAGCCATCAGCCGGTACCAACCGCAGGTGCAAATATTTAAATACCGTAACGGGTTACTGGCCAAAGCGGTCAACATTGCCCTGCAAGGTACTTACAGTAATGGTGCGTTCTTCCCTGTTAATGATGCGATGAAGGACAAAACCTTTGAAAGCTCGGAGCTTATCAGCGCGGTGGACATTGCTTACGCCGATATCAGCAGCGATAAAGGTTTCCTGGATGTAGCGGTACGGCAAAAAAAGGTGATCGTATCTGATGCCGGCTTAAAAGTGGCCAAAGATATTGCCGCGGGTCTAACCCAACCCTTCAGCTACAAACCTATGTGGATGAGCGATGGCAAAAACGGCGATGAGGGCGGCATCGGTATCCTGCGTTATGGTGCAGGTAAAAAGCAGCAATGTCTGGTATTGAAGGCAGCAGCCCAGGGCATGGGCCATGGCCATTTTGACCGGCTGAACATTTTGTATTATGATAATGGCGGCGAGGTTTTCCCTGATTATGGCGCCGCTCGCTTCATCAATATTGAAACCAAAGGAGGCGGCGGTTACCTGCCCGAGAATACCAGCTGGGCTAAACAAACCGTAGCGCACAATACGCTGGTAGTAGATGAAACCTCCGACTTTAAAGCGAACGTAAAAGAGGCATCAAAATATCACCCCGAGTTGGTATACTTCAGCAATACTGCCGCTATACAGGTAGTGAGCGCTAAAGAAAATAATGCCTATCCCGGTGTGCAAATGGTGCGTACATCGGCTTTAATTAAAGTGGCGGAACTACAAAAACCCTTACTGGTTGATGTGGTTACGGCGGCATCGGCTACCAGCCACCAGTACGATCTGCCTTTTTGGTACCTGGGCAATATCATTGATGCCTCGTTTAAAATTGAGGCTGTTAAGGATAACCTGAAAGCTTTAGGCAGCAACTACGGCTACCAGCACTTATGGTTAAACAGCCAAAACAATATCCCGCAGGCAAGTGGTTACATTACGGTAATGCAGGGCCAAAGCTTTTATACCACCAGCTTCGCGGGCAGCTCGCCATTTAGTGTTAAGCTGGTTTCAATAGGCGCTAACGACCCGCAGATGAACCTGCTGGAGGGGAAGGCTTTTATGCTTTCGCAGGCCAGGGCTAATAACCAAACCTTTGTATCGGTAACAGAAAACCACGGAAATGTTGACCCTATTGCCGAAACCACGTCGGGCGCAAAAAGCTCGGTCAGCGGTTTATCGGTCATCTCACCCGATCAAAATAAAACCATCTTCTCTTTCAAAGTGAAGGAAAAGCCTTATACCATTACTATCAACTATCACGATAAAAGCAATTTTATACAAATCAATTAAAGAATTATTCCAGATGAAAAGATTATTAAGCATGATATTACCGGTATTGATAACCATAGCGGCCACTGCGCAGGATACAGCCAAGGTGCCCGCTAAGGTTATTCTTCCGGCTGGTTATAGCGCGCAAATTGATGTGGTTTATACGCGGGTCAATGGTTGGGAGGGCAGGGCCGACCTTTACCTTCCCGCCAAGGAAAAAGGCCCCTCGCCTATGGTAATTAACATTCATGGCGGCGGCTGGAACCATGGTAAAAAAGAAGAGCAAACCGGTTTTGGAAGTTTTTTTAAAAAGGGTTACGCCGTGGCTAATATGGAATACCGCCTGGTACAGGCGGCACCCGCCCCTGCTGCCATTGAGGATACCCGATGCATGCTTATTTACATTATTGAACATGCTAATGAACTGAATGTGGATGTAAATAAAATTGTGATCATGGGCGGTTCGGCGGGTGCACACCTGGCGTTAATGGCCGGCTTGTTAGAGAACGACCATCGCTTTGATACCAACTGCCCCACCAACAAAACCATTAAAGTAGCCGCAATTATTGACCAATACGGCATTGCCGATGTTTGGGATTGGGGCTACGGCACACATATCACCAGTAAATCGGCCGTTAACTGGCTGGGCGCGCATGCTAAGGACCAGGCTTTCGCACAGTCGGTATCGCCCATTTCTTATGTAAAGAAAACAAGTCCGCCAACCCTTATTGTGCATGGCGATGCGGACCCGGTGGTACCCTATCAGCAGTCGGTAGATCTGTATAAGAAATTCCAGGACATGGGCGTAAAGTCGGACTTTTTAACAGTGCCCGGCGGCCAGCACGGCAAGTTTGATCCTGATCAAAAGAAAGTAGTAAGCGCTAAGATCATGGAGTTTTTGAAAAGTGCAGGCATCCATCAATAAGTAACATCTATCACACATGAAAATAAAAGGGTTAAGGTGGTTTATTATTGGGCTAATTGGGCTGGCTACGGTTATTAATTATATAGACCGCAGCGCCATTAATATTATGTGGCCCTACATTTACCACCAGTTTGGTATTGCGGATGTTGACAACAAAAGAACCTTGGCACTCATCACTACCTTTTTTATGATAGCCTACGCGCTGGGGCAAACCTTTACCGGCAAGCTGATGGATTCCATTGGTACGCGCAGGGGTATGGCAGTATCTATTGCCGGCTGGAGTATTTCCATCGCGCTCCATTCCATTGCGCGGTCTATATTCTCGTTCAATATTTTCCGGTTCTGCCTGGGCTTTTTTGAGGCCGGGAACTGGCCCGGCGCGACCAAAAGCAATGCCGAATGGTTCCCGGCTAAGGAACGGGCCATTGCACAGGGGATATTTGGTGCGGGCGCATCGTTAGGTTCGGTTATATCGGCGCCCATTATTGCCCTGCTGTTCGTTGCCTTTGGCTGGAAGGTTACTTTTATAATGATTGGCGCTTTGGGCTTGCTTTGGGTTATCCCCTGGCTTATAATTAACAAAGCCACACCCGATAAACATAACTGGGTTAGCGACGAGGAACGGCAGTATATCTTATCGGACCAGCAAGCAGCGGATAGCCAAACCGCCAACACCACGGTTTTAACCTGGAAACAGCTGCTGGCATTTAAACAAACCTGGGGCATTATACTAGGCCGCTTTTTTATAGACCCGGTATGGTGGCTTTTTGTAACCTGGCTGCCTACGTTTTTAAAAGAACAGTTTCATTTTGATATTAAGCAGATAGGCGCTTTTACCTGGGCTCCCTATTTATGTGCCGCTATTGGCAGTTTGCTGGGTGGCTTTTACTCTTCACAATTAATAAAACGGGGCGTCGACCCCGAGGCCGCGCGTAAAAAGGGTATCACCATTGGCTGCGTATTTATGCTTATTGGCCTTGGCGGGATAGTTTACACGCTGTCGTCGTTAAAAGATAACCCCATACTGGCCATGGGACTGATTGGCACCGTACTATTTGGCTTCCAGTTTTTAATTGGCAACCTGCAAACCCTGCCAAGCGATTATTTTAACGGTAAAAATGTGGGCACCGTTGCGGGAATGGGCGGTACGGCAGCCGTTGCCGGGACACTGTTAACCACCTGGCTGGTACCGGTAATTACCCAAACAAGCTATGTATCATTTTTTGTGCTGGGCGCGGTTTTAGTGCCTATAGCATGGCTGTGTGTAAAGTTTATGAGTTCTAAAATAAAAATCAATCAATAATAAAATTAATATGCGTTTAAAAAACAAAGTTGCCATTGTAACCGGTGGCGCCAGGGATATAGGCAGGGCGGTATCGCTGCAGCTGGCCCGCGAGGGCGCTAAAGTAGTAGTGAATTACTTTAACGATGAAGAGAAGGCCAAAGATACACTTGCCCTTATTAAAGCCGAGGGCGGCGAAGCCACCATAGTGTACGGTAACATGACCCTGGCTGCCGATGTAGCCAACCTTATTGCCAAAACAAAAGAGGCTTATGGCGAGGAAATACACATTTTGGTAAATGTTGCCGGGGGACTGGTGGCCCGCAAAAAACTGCTGGAAATGGACGAGGATTTTTGGGACCAGGTGATCAACCTTAACCTTAAATCGGTTTTTTTGGCTTGCAAAGCCACGGTGCCTTTTATGCCTAAGGGATCAACTATTATTAACTTTTCATCGTTGGCTGGGCGCGATGGCGGGGGGCCGGGAGCAAGCGCTTATGCCACCTCTAAAGGCGCTATCATGACTTTCACCCGGTCATTAGCCAAAGAATTGGGCCCCGAAGGTATCCGTGTAAACGCGGTAGCGCCAGGATTGATAGCCACTACTTTCCATGATGTTTTCAGTTCGGCACAAGGTCGCGCCAATACCAGCAACGCTACACCATTACGCCGCGAAGGCGCCGCCGAGGAAGTAGCCGACCTAGTGGCTTACCTTGCATCAGATTCCTCATCGTTTATTACGGGAACTAATATTGATATTAACGGCGGCTTAGCATTTTCCTAAGTAATTATTATTACAGGTATCCCGTTACCGGGATACCTGTATATAAGAACCAAGCCTATTTCCAATCGATATGAATTTGGCTGTCGCCGGCCACCGTAAATTCCAGGTGCCCATCTTTCAGCTTTTTGCCGGTCAGCTTTTCGTTGCTTCCTTTAATCGTCACCGTAAAATCCGGCAATTTCCCTTTGTCAGTTTTAACCAGCATCAAACGGCAGGTTTGCCGTGGATCGCCCGCCAGTGTAAAATTGACCGGGCGATGTTTTTTAGGGGAAAACCCATAAGTTGGATAATCGGTATAGATCATAAACGGCTCGCCAGGCACCTGCATGTAATGTCGCGGCAGTATACCGAACGCGTTACCCGCGCCATACACTTCCTGTCCCACCTCGCCCGACTTTTCCCAGCCATCATGCATATCCTCCAAAGCTATCCACAGGTTAGGGTCAAGCTCGCCGGTCTTCACGTTTTCCGATAGCATTTCCTTTGGTAATTTTGGTGGATAATAGTACACGGCCCGTTCTACCACATAACGGATATATTCGGCCATCAGCAGGCGTACAGACGGAAGGATCTCCTGCCCTTCGGCATGCCGCAGGTAATCGTGGAAAGCGCAGAAAACTTCCTCTTCTTCATAAACCGCGGTATAAGGCGCGTCGCTAAGCGGATACAAAGCAAAAAACGTTGGGAAATTTACCCCGTGGCCGTAGTTGCAATCCCATAGCTTGGTGTTTTTAAATACATTAGCCAGGCAAAGGTAGCTCAGTTCTTTATAAAGTTCTTTTTTGGTGATTTTATATAAGCGCAATAAGGCCCCGGCAGAGAAAGCGGTATTATTGGCCTGGTAAAACAGTTCGAAGCCCAGTCCCTGTAATTTTTGCGCCGCCCTTTCCGCCTCGGCCAGGTAGCGTTTATTACCTGTCAGTTCCCAGGCCTGCAGCATCACGTGGGCATATAGTCCCGGCACATCTTTTTCGCCCCCTTTACCCGGTTGCGTTTCTGCCTTTATTACCTCCAAGGTATCCATTTTGTAAAATACCGGCCAGGTATAATCAAAATGCTTAGCCACTTTTATCGCAAATTCCAAAGAATCAAGGAACAATTTTTCGGCCGTCTTCTCCCCCTTCAGCGCCAACCTTGACAAGTTAAGCAAAGGGTGGTTTAGGTACCACGAATCCATGACCAGCGGTTTCTTATGCTCCTCCTCCCCCTTCATCTGATCGGCTGTTTTAGGATGCCAGCGCATAATAGTGCCGTATTTCTCCGAATAAAAAGCGGGCAAACCATCTTTTACCTTTTTCATAACCGACAGTTGCGACTCGTTCCATTCTACGTAATCCACCAGCGGCAATAACACCGCTAATTGCACCATAATCTCGGGCGGAGTGGCATAGTCGCACACATAGGCGTTGAAATAGTGGTTGCCATCTACCTGCGCCCAGCAGCCGGGACTATCCATCAGGTCATCTAATCCTTTTTGCAGGATATCCGGCCAATGCTTGTAAGTAGTATCGGGCTTTGGCATGGCCAGGTAAATGGTTGCCAGTAGGTCTAAGTACTGCTGTATCATCGCGGCCTCATTATCCGGTACGTTTTCGTCAAAGGCCACAAAAGCATCGCTTAGCGTATACACCTTGCCAGCTTCCAGCGCTTTGTTTTTTATGGTTGGCGGCAGTGCAAAACCAATTTCAGGCCATTCGCCCCCTACGGTATCCGCTGCAGAAGTTTCTGTCTGCTGGTTGTAGTCGGCCAGTGCTGTCAGGTTCTGCAGGTAGAAGACGGCCCCTGCCTTCGGCCTGGTCAGGTGAAAGTACAATTGGCCCGAACGCGCGCCTACCTGGCTGGCTATCACTTTTCCTTCCGCCAGTATGTCGCTGCCTACTGCCCCCAGCGGCACAATGTCCCGCGGCCAAAACGGAAATAGCAATGGCGCTTTTGGTTTTAAGGTAGTTGTATAGCGCAACACCGGTTGTTCTTCCGTGGGTAGCACCAGTTTTACTTCGTAATCGCCCAGCAAGCATTTGATTTTGAATGTAACCTGTCCGTTCGACTCGCGGAACTGCACATCAAGCTTGTCGTTCGGCGAATACGCCAGCCTGAAAGCAATCCGGCTGCCTTTCGGCCAGGCGACCACCAGCCAGCACGATTCCTCAAGATGATATATCTTAAACGAATAGCCAATTGCTGCTTGTTCAAAAATAGGTTTCCTGTTTGCGACGTTTAACGCCGCGTTTGTGTTTAAAATCCATGGTGATGTTGCATTCATATAAGTGTCTGTTATCGATAAAATTTCCTAATAGGCTATATATTTAATTAGAAAAATAATCTCTATATAATACCTTAATCCTGAATTTATGTTTCACAACCGGGAAGATTTATCACCGAAAATCATAACTTTTCGGACACGACCGGCTCCCGGGCAGATGGCTCTGCCGGGTCAATAATGCATTTAACCAAAAGTTAAATTAGACGGGCACTAAACGTCACAAAAAACCCGTGAGCTGTGGCCGATGGGGTAACTGCATTGTAACAAAACCGGAATATCCTGATGGAAATTTGCCAGCCGGGGATACGCCCGATCACTTGCTAAACCAGATGAAAAAGGGGCGCCAAAAATTCTTAAAAACTCGAAAAAAGCCGCAAAAAGGCGTTATAATTATTAATAATTATTCATTTTATTCGATAAGGTGCGTACCTATCCTGTAATTTTTGGCAAGCCTTTGGTTGCGGGACCAGTCAGCACGGTACCGTCAATATCGTAGCGGGCACCATGGCAAGGGCAGTCCCATGTTTTCTCGGAGCTGTTCCAATTCACAATACATTTGGCATGCGTGCAAACCGGACTCAAAGCATGAATAACCCCGTCTTCGTCCCTATAGGCGGCTATTTTTTCGCCGTCTACTTCCACTACTTTGCCCGTACCCGGTTTAATCCTTTGTAATGAATCTGTTTCATGGATATTAATGCGGTCAGCCACAAAATGATAGGCCACATCGGCATTTTCCTTCACAAACTCGCTAAAACCATCTATCGGTTTCAGGCGGGAAGGGCTGAACAGATCGGCATAGGCATTTGCTTTTCCCAGCACCAGGTCGCTTAGTATTTTAGCCGACACACTGCCCAGCATCATTCCGTTACCATTGTAGCCGGTTGCACAGTAAACACCATCAGCTGCAAAGGGCATTTGCCCAACATAGGGCAAGCCATCAACAGGGATATAATATTGAGATGACCATTGGTATTTAACCGAGGAAACCTGATAATATTTACGGATATATTTTTCAAGATCGGCGAAAGCCTTTTCCGGATCCTCATGCGCGGTTTTATGGTCCAGGCCGCCTACAAGCAGCAATTGCTGCCCCTCAATAGTATGGGTGCGAACATAATGGTACGGGTCCTGCATGTCGTAGATCAGGGCATCAGGATATTTCCCGCTCTTTAATTTAACCGCCATAACATAGCTGCGGTAAGGCGCGCATTCAAAATTGAACACATTGATATTGGGTGGCATATGTGTAGCGTAGATCACTTTTTTAGCC belongs to Mucilaginibacter boryungensis and includes:
- a CDS encoding FadR/GntR family transcriptional regulator, with the protein product MRSLRETLQTVTAENPVDTIIQQLKQLIISGQLRPGDRLPAERHLSERFGVGRSYVREAILKLEFYGLLKTNPQSGTYVSGLSIKVIDNLITDIIKFNKDDFSALIEARYYLELDAVKLAAERRTDEDLKAIEQAMLEYETKTMSGQDAVEDDMLFHMMIARASHNSIIESMILILIPDLIKTITENKICGENRGKLAIAEHRAIYNAINAGDIDAVENAMASHLDDILQVSRTGHKLESIINQHNPA
- a CDS encoding SDR family NAD(P)-dependent oxidoreductase; this encodes MRLKNKVAIVTGGARDIGRAVSLQLAREGAKVVVNYFNDEEKAKDTLALIKAEGGEATIVYGNMTLAADVANLIAKTKEAYGEEIHILVNVAGGLVARKKLLEMDEDFWDQVINLNLKSVFLACKATVPFMPKGSTIINFSSLAGRDGGGPGASAYATSKGAIMTFTRSLAKELGPEGIRVNAVAPGLIATTFHDVFSSAQGRANTSNATPLRREGAAEEVADLVAYLASDSSSFITGTNIDINGGLAFS
- a CDS encoding MFS transporter is translated as MKIKGLRWFIIGLIGLATVINYIDRSAINIMWPYIYHQFGIADVDNKRTLALITTFFMIAYALGQTFTGKLMDSIGTRRGMAVSIAGWSISIALHSIARSIFSFNIFRFCLGFFEAGNWPGATKSNAEWFPAKERAIAQGIFGAGASLGSVISAPIIALLFVAFGWKVTFIMIGALGLLWVIPWLIINKATPDKHNWVSDEERQYILSDQQAADSQTANTTVLTWKQLLAFKQTWGIILGRFFIDPVWWLFVTWLPTFLKEQFHFDIKQIGAFTWAPYLCAAIGSLLGGFYSSQLIKRGVDPEAARKKGITIGCVFMLIGLGGIVYTLSSLKDNPILAMGLIGTVLFGFQFLIGNLQTLPSDYFNGKNVGTVAGMGGTAAVAGTLLTTWLVPVITQTSYVSFFVLGAVLVPIAWLCVKFMSSKIKINQ
- a CDS encoding heparinase II/III domain-containing protein, whose amino-acid sequence is MNYLKKVVMLMFCVCCSSLIQAQVHPNIMLSQQNLPAVRSGVNSYPLLKSSYLEVKQEADNALKNPISVPVPKDGGGGFTHEQHKRNYQYILACGTAYAITQDARYAAYVKNILLAYAAQYEKWPVHPKRENSNPPGKMFWQILNDCVWQVNAIQGYDMAYNGIPAADRKTIEEHLFIPIVKYITEDSKETFDRIHNHGTWAVAAVGLTGYVLNKPEYVQMALKGSDKSGNTGFMKQIDELFSPDGYYTEGFYYQRYALLPFMIFAKAISRYQPQVQIFKYRNGLLAKAVNIALQGTYSNGAFFPVNDAMKDKTFESSELISAVDIAYADISSDKGFLDVAVRQKKVIVSDAGLKVAKDIAAGLTQPFSYKPMWMSDGKNGDEGGIGILRYGAGKKQQCLVLKAAAQGMGHGHFDRLNILYYDNGGEVFPDYGAARFINIETKGGGGYLPENTSWAKQTVAHNTLVVDETSDFKANVKEASKYHPELVYFSNTAAIQVVSAKENNAYPGVQMVRTSALIKVAELQKPLLVDVVTAASATSHQYDLPFWYLGNIIDASFKIEAVKDNLKALGSNYGYQHLWLNSQNNIPQASGYITVMQGQSFYTTSFAGSSPFSVKLVSIGANDPQMNLLEGKAFMLSQARANNQTFVSVTENHGNVDPIAETTSGAKSSVSGLSVISPDQNKTIFSFKVKEKPYTITINYHDKSNFIQIN
- a CDS encoding FAD-dependent oxidoreductase; protein product: MTTANNIQRDGENESAWQAGLNASISKVYDNKADILYDCLIVGGGITGLTAALLLQNAGKKTIIAEAHSVGFGTTGGTSAHINTFADTTYKQAESAFGEEGAQLFADAINEGFALIKSNIDDYRIDCDYESKPGYIYAEDEKQDQQLDEIYEGSLKVGIAVQYAEQVPTPVPYTRALQFDGQAQFHPLKYLQGLQKAYLAAGGIIMENTKIEKLDSGDGIHVAEAAGVSVRAKKVIYATHMPPNINVFNFECAPYRSYVMAVKLKSGKYPDALIYDMQDPYHYVRTHTIEGQQLLLVGGLDHKTAHEDPEKAFADLEKYIRKYYQVSSVKYQWSSQYYIPVDGLPYVGQMPFAADGVYCATGYNGNGMMLGSVSAKILSDLVLGKANAYADLFSPSRLKPIDGFSEFVKENADVAYHFVADRINIHETDSLQRIKPGTGKVVEVDGEKIAAYRDEDGVIHALSPVCTHAKCIVNWNSSEKTWDCPCHGARYDIDGTVLTGPATKGLPKITG
- a CDS encoding alpha/beta hydrolase, whose amino-acid sequence is MKRLLSMILPVLITIAATAQDTAKVPAKVILPAGYSAQIDVVYTRVNGWEGRADLYLPAKEKGPSPMVINIHGGGWNHGKKEEQTGFGSFFKKGYAVANMEYRLVQAAPAPAAIEDTRCMLIYIIEHANELNVDVNKIVIMGGSAGAHLALMAGLLENDHRFDTNCPTNKTIKVAAIIDQYGIADVWDWGYGTHITSKSAVNWLGAHAKDQAFAQSVSPISYVKKTSPPTLIVHGDADPVVPYQQSVDLYKKFQDMGVKSDFLTVPGGQHGKFDPDQKKVVSAKIMEFLKSAGIHQ